The following nucleotide sequence is from Paeniglutamicibacter kerguelensis.
ACTTCGGGCTGGCCCTTGCCATTTCGCTCATTGCCTTGGTCTTCACCTCCCTGGGGTGGCTGGCGGGGCTCCGCGAGGGCATCCGCATCATCTTGGGGCTGAACCGGGACAGGTCAAACCCCGTGGTCTCTAAGGTGCGTGATGCGGCGTTGCTGATGCTGCTGGCCGTGGCCCTGGTGGCTTCCAGCGTGATGGCCATCGCCAGCTCGTCCATGATTGATACGCTGGCCGACCTGCTTCACCTCGGCAGCCTGTGGACCAGCGCGCTGACCAGGGCCGGATTTGTGGTGGCAATGTTTGCGCTGGACTGTGCCACGGCCTGGGTCCTGCTGCGTGTCGCCTCGCGGGTTGTCATGATCAAGGGCGCGCTCTGGCCAGCAGTGATCCTGGCGGGCGCCGGTGCCACCACGCTGCGGTTCTTCTCCGCCATGCTCCTGTCCTCACTGACCAACAACGTCCTGTTGGCGCCCTTTGCGGTGATCCTGGGGCTCTTTGTCTGGTTCAACCTGCTCAGCCAGGCGTATTTGATATCGGCGGCCCTGGTTGGGGTGCGTGCTGCGGACCTCAGGCGCGAGCGCGCAAAAACCGTCGTCTAGCCGCCGGCTCCGGGGGAGGACACGGCAGCTTGCCGGTGCCCCGTGCCGGGGTCGGCAAGCTGCCGGGATCCCACTGCCCAAGCACCCGGAACTCGGCTAGACTGCAAAAAACCGGTCCTGGGGGACCGGCTGTCTGCACCTTGGGGGTTGCATGCCAGACAAGACCAGCAATCAATCGAACCATGCGAGCGCACGAGGACCGGGAGCCGAGGGCCACTACGGGCACGGGCCGGCCCCGCGATCGGCATCGGGCCGGATTCCGCAATGGGCCCGCGAAGAAACCCTGCGGCGGCAGGACCCCGTGATCACCGGGCCCGCCACGCCGGGCAAGAAACCTCGGCGCCGGCGGCCGGCCGGGGCATGGCGCCGTCCGGGCGCGCGGCGCAACGTCGTGGTGGGCGTGGGGATCGTGGTGGCGCTCTACGCATCCACGGTTGTCCTGGACAACCACGTCATGCCGGTGGTCCAGTCCTACCTGCCGTGGTCCGATGTTCCGCCCCGCGGTGTGGAGGCGGCCGCAAACCCATTGGGCACCCCGTCGGCGACGCACGACTCCACGGCGTACAAGTTGCATCCCTCGCCGGACAAGATGCAAAAATTCGTTGCCTACGACCCCTGCCGGCCGATCCACTACGTCATCCGGCCGGACGGCGCTCCACCCGACGCCGAAAGGCTCGTCCATGAGGCGGTCGAGGCCGTGTCCGAGGCCAGCGGCCTCCGCTTCATCTACGACGGCACCACCAACGAGGCCCCTTCCGAGCAGCGCACGAAGTACCAGCCCGACCGCTACGGCAAACGTTGGGTGCCCGTGCTGGTTACCTGGTCGTCGCAGGCCGAGATCCCGGCCTTGGCGGGTGACGTCGCCGGGCTGGGCGGCAGTTCCTATAACTCGGCACGGGGCACGCCCCTCGTCTTCGTCGCCGGCCAGGTCAATCTCGACGGACCCGACGTGGCCGCGATGATGCGCCAACCGCAGGGAGCGGATCATGTGCGGGCCGTTGTCATGCACGAATTCGGGCACGTGCTGGGGCTTGACCACGTAGGGGATCCGAACCAGCTCATGTACGAGGGGCCCAGCTACCGGACGAGCTTGGCCGCGGGCGACCTTGCCGGGTTGGCGGTGCTGGGCACCGGCGCATGCGTTCCGCAACTGTAGCCACGGCACCGGGCCCCGGAGGTCGGCGCAACGCTTCGGGGGTTAACGAACAATGGTCCGGTTCCCCGAAGGGAACCGGACCACTGCGGCCAAACCTAGCTGAAACTAGATGGAGCGCGACAGGATTGCCTGCTTGACCTCGGCGATGGCCTTGGTCACCTGGATGCCACGCGGGCATGCTTCGGAGCAGTTGAAGGTGGTGCGGCAGCGCCACACGCCTTCCTTGTCGTTGAGGATCTCCAAACGCATGTCGCCAGCATCATCGCGCGAGTCGAAGATGAAGCGGTGTGCGTTCACGATTGCTGCCGGGCCGAAGTACTGGCCGTCGGTCCAGAAGACCGGGCAGGAGGAGGTGCAGGCGGCGCAGAGGATGCACTTGGTGGTGTCCTCGAACTTCGCGTGCTCCTCGGCGGACTGGTAGCGCTCGGCCGAAGGCTCGTGGCCCTTGTTGACCAGGAACGGCATGATTTCGCGGTAGGACTGGAAGAACGGCTCCATGTCGACGATGAGGTCCTTTTCAAGGGGCAGGCCCTTGATGGCTTCAACGGTGATCGGCTTGGAGTGGTCCAGGTCCTTGAGCAGGGTCTTGCAGGCCAGACGGTTGCGGCCGTTGATGCGCATGGCATCGGAGCCGCAAATGCCGTGGGCGCAGGAGCGGCGGAACGAGAGCGATCCGTCGATGTCCCACTTGACCTTGTGCAGGGCATCCAGCACGCGGTCGGTGCCGTACATGGTCAGCTCGAAGTCTTCCCAGTAGGCGTCTGCGGTGGTCTCCGGCAGGTACCGGCGAACGCGCAAGGTGATGTTGAACTGCGGAATTTCTCCGCCGCCGCCAACACCGGGCTTCAGCTCAATCTTCGATGCTGGTTCCGGAAGTTCCGTGCTCATTAGTACTTACGCTCCATCGGCTGGTAACGGGTAAAGACAACGGGCTTGGTTTCCATGCGGATACCTTCAATGCCCTCGGTGGCGGCAGCCTCATCCTTGTAGCACATGGAGTGCTTCATGAAGTTCTCGTCGTCGCGATCCGGGTAGTCCTCGCGGTAGTGTCCGCCGCGGGATTCCTTGCGGTACAGGGCCGCAGCGGTCATGACCTCTGCCATGTCCAGCAGGAAGCCAAGCTCAATGGCCTCGAGCAGGTCGAGGTTGAAGCGCTTGCCCTTGTCCTGGACCGAAACGCTCTTGTAGCGTTCGCGCAGCTCTTCGATGACCACAAGCGCCTCGGTGAGCGACTTCTTGTCACGGAACACCTGGACGTTGGCGTCCATGATGTCCTGCAGCTGCTTGCGGATCGGGGCCACGCGCTCGGTTCCGGTGGAGGAGAGCATGGATTCGATCTGCGTGGTGGTGAACTTTTCCGGGTCTTCCGGAAGGTCCACGAATTCGGCGCCCAGTGCGTACTTGGCGGCCGAGACGCCTGCGCGCTTGCCGAAGACGTTGATGTCCAGCAGCGAGTTGGTGCCCAGGCGGTTGGAACCGTGAACCGAAACACAGGCAACTTCGCCGGCGGCGAAGAGACCCGGGATGACGGTGTCGTTGTCCTGGAGAACCTCGGTGTCGATGTTCGTCGGGATGCCACCCATGGCGTAGTGGGCCGTCGGGTAAACCGGAACCGGATCGGTGAACGGCTCGACACCCAGGTAGGTGCGGGCGAACTCGGTGATGTCCGGAAGCTTGGCTTCGATGTGCGCCGGCTCCAGGTGGGTGAGGTCCAGGAGGACGTAGTCCTTGTTTGGACCGCAACCGCGGCCTTCGCGAACCTCGTTGGCCATGGCCCGGGCGACGATGTCACGCGGTGCCAAGTCCTTGATGGTCGGTGCGTAGCGCTCCATGAAGCGTTCGCCCTCCGAGTTGCGCAGGATGGCGCCTTCGCCACGTGCGCCCTCGGTGAGCAGGATGCCCAGGCCGGCCAGGCCGGTCGGGTGGAACTGGAAGAACTCCATGTCTTCCAGCGGGATGCCATTGCGGAAGGCAATACCCATGCCGTCACCGGTGAGGGTGTGGGCGTTGGAGGTGGTCTTGAAGACCTTGCCGGCTCCACCGGAGGCGAAGATCACGGACTTGGCCTGGAAAACGTGAAGTTCGCCGGTGGCCAGGTCGTAGGACACGACGCCGGCAACGCGCTTCTGCTTGTAGGCGGTTCCGTCTTCGCGGAACGCATCTTCTTCAACCAGCAGCAGGTCCAGCACGTAGTACTCGTTGTAGAACTCAACGTTGTGCTTGACGCAGTTTTGGTAGAGGGTCTGCAGGATCATGTGACCGGTGCGGTCTGCTGCATAGCAGGCGCGGCGAACGGCGGCCTTGCCGTGGTCGCGGGTGTGGCCACCGAAGCGACGCTGGTCGATCTTGCCCTCTGGGGTGCGGTTGAAGGGCAGGCCCATCTTTTCCAGGTCGAGCACTGCGTCAATGGCTTCCTTCGCCATGATCTCCGCAGCGTCCTGGTCCACCAGGTAGTCGCCACCCTTGATGGTGTCAAAGGTGTGCCATTCCCAGTTGTCTTCTTCTACGTTGGCCAGTGCTGCACACATGCCACCCTGTGCCGCACCTGTGTGCGAACGAGTTGGGTAAAGCTTGGTGAGAACGGCCGTACGTGCGCGCTGGCCGGATTCGATGGCCGCGCGCATGCCTGCGCCGCCAGCTCCGACGATCACGACGTCGTACTTATGTACCTGCATACCTGATGCTCTCTTTTCTTGAATTCTTTACTTCGGCGAACGAGTGCCGAAGATTACTTGCAAACTGGAAGGTCGCTACCAGCGATGCAAGGATCGAAGGTGAAGATCACCAGGGTGCCAAGGATGACGATGATGATGGTGGCAACGTAGAGAATGCCTTTGAGCCACACGCGGGTGGCCGGCTTCTCGGCGTAGTCGTTGATGATGGTGCGCACGCCGTTGGTGCCGTGCAGCATGGCGAGCCAGAGCATGGCAAGATCCCAGAACTGCCATACCGGGTCGGCCCACTTGCCGGCGACGAAGCCGAAGTCGATGGCGTTGATGCCGTCGCCGACCATCAGGTTGGTAAAGAGGTGGCCGAAGATCAGAACGACGAGGGCCACGCCGGAAAGGCGCATGAAGAGCCAGGCAACCATTTCGAAGCTGCCGCGCGACTTGTTGGCGCGGGAGTACTTCGGGTCAAGGCGTTGGCTGCGGGGTGCAGCGATTTGAGCCGACATGGGTTAGTGACCTCCAAAGGCGAGTGACAGGTGGCGAATGGAGAATGCCAGCATGGTGATGACCCAGAGGGCCAAAACGCCCCAGAGCATCTGGCGCTGGTACTTGGTTCCCTGCTTCCAGAAGTCCACCAGGATCAGGCGCAAGCCGTTGAACGCGTGGAAGACGATGGCGGCGACCAGAGCGGTTTCGCCAAGTGCCATCAGCGGGTTCTTGTAGGTCGCCATGACGGCGTCGTATGCGCCCGGGGAAACCCGGACCAGCGACGTGTCGAGCACGTGTACCAACAGGAATAAGAAAATAACGACACCCGTAATGCGATGCCCCACCCAAGACCACATGCCTTCGCGGCCGCGGTAGAGGGTGCCTGACGAAGTCTTCGACACTGAATTAACCTCCATGACTCACAAGGGCGCATGTGTATCTTCCACACAATAAATTGACGCCGGAGTGCGAGCGTTCCTTGCCCGATCTTAGACCAACTAGGGCTGGGGTGCCCATTGTTTCCCAGTGTTGTGTGAGTAGGCTCACCGATCACGGTGATACATTGACAAAAACCCAAGAAATTGCGCGAATTAGAATAGATTTTAGTGCCGTATTCCCGGCGGGCCTATCAGCGCATTCCCAGCCTTAATCAACTACCGTTAGTCGGATGAACGCTGAACTCTTGGCTCGATTCCACGGTGTGATTCCGGCAGGTGGAGTCGGAACCCGACTGTGGCCGCTCTCGCGTGCCGCAGCCCCCAAATTTCTCCACGACCTCACCGGGTCCGGATCCACGCTGATTCGTGCCACCTATGAACGCCTGATCCCGCTTGCCGGCGGGAACATCATGGTCGTCACCGGCCGCGCCCACCGCACCGCGGTGCTCGCCCAGCTCCCCGAGGTGAGTGATCTCGACCTTGTCCTTGAACCGGAGCCCAAGGACTCGGCCGCCGCTATCGGCCTGGCTGCGGCGATCCTGTACCGGCGGAACCCTGAAACCATCATGGGTTCCTTTGCCGCGGACCAGGTCATCGGCCCGGTCGAGGTCTTCCAGGACGCGGTGCGCGAGGCCATCCACACGGCCGCCACGGGCAAGATCGTCACCATCGGCATCCGTCCGACGCTTCCCTCGACGGCCTTCGGCTATATCCGTGCCGGCGACCGCCTGGAGATTTCCGGTGCGCCCACCGCCCGCGACGTTGTCGAGTTTGTGGAAAAGCCTGACGAGGACACCGCTCGCCGCTACCTTGCCGACGGGGGATACCTCTGGAACGCGGGCATGTTCGTGGCGCCGGTGGCATTGATGCTTGAACACCTCGAGCGTAGCGAACCGGAACTGTACGCGGGCCTGATGGAAATCGCCGCAGCCTGGGAAACCCCTGCCCGCGACGAGACGATGGACCGCATCTGGCCCACGCTGCCCAAGACCGCCATCGACTACGCGGTGGCCGAGCCCGCCGCCGCGGCCGGCGACGTCGCGGTGATCCCCGGTGTCTTCAACTGGGACGACGTGGGGGACTTCGCGGCCATCGGCCGCCTGAACCCGGCAAGCGAAGAAACCGGCGTGACGGTCATCGGGGACGTCAAGCGCGTCTACTCGGACAACGCCACGGGCGTGGTGGTCACCGATTCCAAGCGCGTGATCGCGCTTATCGGCATCCATGACGTGGTTGTCGTGGACACCCCCGACGCGCTGTTGGTGACAACCAAGGAGCATGCGCAGTCCGTCAAGAACACCGTTGACACCCTGAAGAAGAACGGCGTCATGGACGTCCTTTAAACACCGGGCAAACACCGGGCGCAAACGCAATGGAACTTGGATCCCGGCCATGCCGGGGTCCAATCCGTTTTCCGGGGCTGAACCTTCTTGCCCCAAGCACGGCAACGCAACAGATCAACACGCAACAATGCAACATTTGCACTCAAAAGCACGCCGCCGCAGACCCCACCCAGTATTGTCGTTCTTGTGCGTATGAGTATCGATCAAAACCAGCAGATCCCCTCGGTGAAACCCTGGGTGACCCCGCTTCTTGGCGAGCTGGTGGACTTCCGCCGCGAACTTCACGCCAACCCCGAACTTTCGTTCGTGGAATACAAGACCACCGAGCGCATCCTCGCCCAGTTGCGGGCCGCAGGCCTGGACCCCGTCGCGTTGGAGGAAACCGGTGCCTTCGTCGACATCGGAACCGGCCCGATCGCGCTGGCCCTGCGCGCCGACATCGACGCCCTGCCGATCCTCGAGGAGACGGGGCTCGAATACGCCTCGGTCATCGACGGCGTGGCGCACTCCTGCGGCCACGACATCCACACCACGGTGATGCTGGGCGTCGCCAAGGTGCTCAAGGCCATTGACACCGAGGGCAAGCTCAGCGGACGCATCCGCGTGATCTTCCAGCCCGCCGAGGAAAAAATGCCCGGCGGCGCACTCACCGTCATCGAGGCGGGCGTGCTCGACGACGTGCCGCGCATCCTGGCGCTGCACTGCGAACCGCGCATCGACGCGGGCAAGATCGGCACGCGCATCGGCGCGATCACCAGCGCGAGCGACACCATCAAGATCGAGCTCACCGGCCGCGGTGGACACACCTCGCGCCCGCACCTGACCGAGGACCTGGTCTTTGCAATGAGCCAGATCGCCATCAACGTCCCGGCCGTGCTGAGCCGACGCATCGACGTCCGTTCCGCCGTTTCGGTGGTCTGGGGACAGATCCATGCCGGAAGCGCCCCCAACGCCATCCCCGCGACCGGCTACCTTGCCGGAACCATGCGCTGCCTTGACGGCGAGGCGTGGAAGGGGGCCGGCGACCTGCTGGACGAGGTCGTCCGCCAGGTGGCGACCCCGTACGGCGTCGAGTTGAAGCTGGAGCACACCCGTGGCGTGCCTCCGGTGATCAACGCCGAGGAAGAGACGGATCTCATCGAGGATTCGGCCCGCGCCGAGATCGGGTCCGCCGCCATCGTGCTGACGCCGCAGTCGATGGGCGGGGAAGATTTTGCGTGGATGACAAACAAGGTCCCAGGATCCATGATGCGGCTGGGCACACGCACACCCGGAGGGGAAACCTACGACCTCCACCGGGGTGACTACATCCCTGATGAATCCGCAATTGAGGTCGGCGTGACGGTCATGGCTGCAGCCGCGGTGAGGGCCATCGCCCAGCTGAACGGGGCGGTCGAAGGAGCAACGTCAAGCGCTTAGAGTGTTATGCGCTTGTAACATTTGGGGCCTCGAACGGGGCACATTGGGCGTTAGGCTAGGTGGATGTGAAATCGTCGTTTCCGAAACCCCGCTTCCGGGTTGCGGGACGGATCCGATTCACCACCCGGTGCCTAGCGGCAATGCAACAGACACGATCTGGTGCGGAAAACAAGAATTTTTGCTTCCCTGGATCGTGACACGTAGCTCGTAACCCAATGGAGGGAACCTACATGCGCAACATCAAGCGCAAGTCCGGAATGGCCGCGGCCATCCTCGGCATTTCTGCACTCGTTTTGACTGCCTGCGGCGCGGCGCCGGAAGCGTCCCCGTCAGGTTCGGCAGCACCGAGCGCCGGCGGCTCGACCGCGGCAGGTGCCGCGGACTTCACCGGCTGCATCGTCTCCGACTCCGGCGGATTCGACGACCGTTCCTTCAACCAGTCCTCCTACGAGGGCCTGCTCCAGGCACAGAAGGACCTGGGCATCGAGGTGAAGAAGGCCGAGTCGAAGGCTGCAACCGACTTCGCCCCCAACCTGAACTCCATGGTCAAGGGCGGCTGCGACCTCACCATCACGGTCGGCTTCCTGCTCTCGGACGAGACCAAGAAGGTCGCTGCCGCCAACCCGGAGAAGCACTTCGCGATCGTTGACGACAATGCCATTGACGCCAAGAACGTCAAGCCGATCATCTACGACACGGCCCAGGCCGCTTTCCTCGCCGGCTACCTCGCCGCAGGCATGTCCGAGACCGGCAAGGTTGCCACCTACGGCGGCATGAACATCCCGACCGTCTCCATCTTCATGGACGGCTACGCCGATGGCGTTGCCTACTACAACGAGAAGAAGTCCAAGAACGTAGAGGTTCTGGGCTGGGACGTCGCCGAGCAGAACGGCACCTTCACCGGTGACTTCGAGAACCAGGGCGCCGGCAAGAACACCACGCTGACCTTCGCCAACGAAGGCGCCGACGTGATCATGCCGGTTGCGGGCCCGGTTGGCCTGGGAACCATGGATGCCGTCAAGGAACTCAACGCCGGCGGCAAGGACGTCAAGGTCATCTGGGTTGACGCCGACGGCTTCGAGTCCCTGGCCTCGGGCAACGAGTTCATCCTGTCCTCGGTCATCAAGGAAATGGGCAAGTCCGTTGAGGACGTTGTCACCTCGGACGTTGAGGGCAAGTTCGACTCCACCCCGTACGTCGGCACCTTGGAAAACGGCGGAGTCTCCCTCGCACCGTTCCACGATTTCGACTCCAAGGTCTCCGCAGAGCTCAAGGGCGAGCTGGACCAGCTGAAGGCCGACATCGTTTCGGGCGCCGTGAAGGTCGAATCGCCTTCCAGCCCGAAGAGCAACTAACACAGCAATAAGGTAGCCAGCCAAACGCGTCGTTCCGGCCCTTTTCCCGCCCGTGGGAGAAGTCAGGACGGCGCGTTTGGTTGTGCCCTTCTACGGCATTCCGCCTCAGGCCCCTTTTGACTAGGGTAGAGTCCGCGGGACCCACTTCAACACGACACCCCCCCGGCCCTTATTGGGTCGGATGAGAAGAAAAACGGGTAGCAGACGTGAAACTCGAGCTTCGGGGCATCACCAAAAGATTCGGCAACTTCACTGCCAACGACCACATCGACGTCATCGTCGAGTCCGGCCAGGTCCATTCCCTGCTCGGTGAAAACGGGGCCGGTAAATCGACCCTCATGAACGTTCTTTTTGGCCTCTACGAGGCCACCGAGGGCCAAATCCTCATTGACGACAAGCCAGTGAAGTTCAACGGCCCCGGCGATGCCATGGCCGCCGGGATCGGAATGGTGCACCAGCACTTCATGCTCGTCCCCGTCTTCACGGTCGCCGAGAACGTCGCCCTGGGCAACGAGGACGCCGGCGCGGCAGGGATCCTGGACCTCGAGAAGACCCGAGCCCGCATCCGCGAGATCTCCGATCGCTACGGGTTCGGCGTTGATCCCGATGCGATCATCGAAGACCTCCCAGTTGGCGTACAGCAGCGCGTGGAAATCATCAAGGCCCTGGTCCGCAACGCCAAGGTGTTGATCCTTGACGAGCCGACCGCCGTGCTGACCCCGCAGGAAACCGACGAACTGCTGAACATCATGAGGCAGCTGCGCGACTCCGGCACCGCGGTCGTCTTCATCTCGCACAAGCTGCGCGAGGTCAAGGCCATCTCCGACACCATCACGGTGATCCGCCGCGGCAAGGTCGTCGGCAAGGCCGATCCGGCCGCCTCGGCCTCCGAACTCGCCGCCCTCATGGTCGGTCGTTCGGTCTCGCTGAGCCTGAACAAGGACAAGCCGAAGCTTGGCGAGGAAACCTTCAAGATCACCGACCTTTCGGTGCTCGCGTCCTCCGGCCAGCTGCTGCTGGACTCGGTGAGCTTCGGTATTTCCGAGGGTGAAATCCTTGCCGTGGCAGGCGTCCAGGGCAACGGGCAGACCGAGCTGACCGAGTCGATCATGGGCCTGATGGACCACGTGAGCGGGTCCATCAAGCTTGGTGGCAAGGAACTCATCGGGCGCACCGTCAAGCAGATCATCAACTCCGGCGTCGGCTTCGTTCCCGAGGACCGCAGCACCGACGGCGTCATCGGCACCTTCACCGTTGCCGAGAACCTGGTCCTGAACCAGTACGACAAGGCACCCTACGCCCGCGGCATGAACATGAAGCCCGCGGTGATGTTGAAGAACGCGCTGAAGAAAATCACCGAGTTCGACGTGCGCACGCAGGGCCCCGACGCCGAGGCCGGGACGCTTTCGGGCGGCAACCAGCAAAAGGTCGTCATGGCCCGGGAACTTTCCCGCCCGCTGAAGCTGTTCATCGCCTCCCAGCCGACCCGCGGCGTGGACGTGGGATCCATCGAATTCCTGCACCGGCGCATCGTCGCCGAACGGGATTCGGGCACCCCGGTGCTGATCGTTTCCACCGAACTTGACGAGGTCGTCGAACTCGCAGACCGGATCGCCGTGCTCTACAAGGGCAAACTGGTGGGAATCGTCCCCGGGGACACGCCCCGGGACATCCTCGGCCTGATGATGGCCGGGGCAAGCAATGAAGAAGCCGAATCGCAGAGCGGCACCGAAGGCAAGGAACGAGCATGAGTACCACTCCAGACCTGCCTCCGGCAGAACACACCGACATCCTGGTGACACCGCCCCTGGTGCCCGAGTTGCACCGCCACCCGGAACCCGGGGAACCGCTGCTCAAGCGCATCATCAACAGCAACGGCATGGTCTCGGTGCTGGCCATCCTGCTCTCGCTGCTGGTCGGCGCGATCCTGATTGCCTTCACCGACGAGCGAGTCACCTCCACGGCCAGCTACTTCTTCAGCCGTCCGAGCGACATGCTCAACGCCGTGTGGATCTCGGTCTCCGAGGCCTACATCGCGCTGTTCCAGTCCAGCATCATCAACACCTCGGCCGAGAGCATTTCCGACGCGATCTACCCGCTGACCGAAACCCTCACCATCGCCACCCCGCTGGTCCTTGCCGGCCTCGGCGTGGCCCTGGCGTTCCGTGTTGGCCTGTTCAACATCGGCGCCCAGGGGCAGATCATTCTCGGTGCGACCTTTGCCGGCTGGGTCGGCTTCAACCTTGACCTGCCGGTGGGCATCCACCTGGTGGTCGCGGTGGTGGCCGGCATCGTCGGCGGTGCGCTCTGGGGCGGCATTGCCGGGTTCCTCAAGGCACGCCGCGGCGCGCACGAGGTCATCGTGACGATCATGCTCAACTACATCGCCGTGTACCTGTTGCTCTACCTGCTTTCCACCCCGACCTTCCAGCGCGAGGGGTCAAACAACCCGCTCAGCGATCCCGTGGCCGAATTCGCCGCCTACCCGCTGATTTTCGGTCCGGCCTTCCGCCTGCACTACGGCTTCCTGGTGGCGCTGGCCGCGGTGGCCTTCACTTGGTGGCTGCTGAACCGCTCCACCACCGGCTTTGAGATGCGCGCAGTGGGCGCCAACCCGGTCGCGGCAAAGACCGCCGGCATCAACGTGGGCCGCGCCTACCTGCTGGCCATGCTGATCGCCGGTGGCCTTGCGGGCCTGGCCGGCACTGCTCAGATCCTGGGCACCGAGCGTTCGCTCTCCGGCGGCATCGCGGCAAGCTTCGGCTTCGACGCGATCACCGTGGCCCTGCTGGGTCGCTCCAACCCGATCGGCACGCTCTTCGCCGGACTGCTCTTCGGCGCCCTGCGCGCGGGCGGCGTGGGCATGCAGGCCAACACCGGCATCCCGATCGACATCGTGCTGGTGGTCCAGTCCTTCATCGTGCTGTTCATCGCAGCACCGCCGCTGGTGCGTTCGATCTTCCGGATCGGCACGTCCAAACCCAAGAACAAGAAGGCAGCCGCCCCGGCAGCCACCGGAGGTGCAGCATGAGCCACGCAACCATCGCCAGGACACCCGAGGCCGCCCCGGCGAACACCGCGGTGATCCGTTCCTGGGCCGCCCCGATCACCTACCTGGTGCTCGGGCTGGTGGCCCTGGTCGGGTTTGCCCTCGGCAGCCCGCACGCCGACGCGCGCTTCCGCATCACCGACGGTTCGCAGAGGATCTCCGTGCCCGACCTGGTGCTCGGCACCACGTTCGTGGGATGGGCCGGCACCGTGGTGATGCTCGGCATCGCCGCCTACGCTTTTGTTCTGGCGCGCGCCGGACGCAAGCCGGCCCGCTGGATGATGCCGGTCTTCGCGGCCGCCTTTGTCATCTCCTTCCTGGTCTGGGCGATCGGCAGCGCCGACACCCCCAACGTGTACCTCTCCGGCCTGATCGCCGGTTCCTTCACGCTGGCCACCCCGCTGATCTTCGGCTCGCTCTCCGGCGTGCTGTGCGAGCGGGCGGGCGTCGTGAACATCGCCATCGAGGGCCAGCTGCTGGCCGGCGCCTTCTGCGCCGCCCTCGTCGGTTCCATGACCGGGTCGCTGTTTGCCGGCGTGCTCGCGGCGGTCGTCGGCTCGGTGCTGGTGTCCATGGTGCTGGCGGTCTTCGCCATCAAGTACCTGGTCAACCAGGTTATCGTCGGCGTGGTGCTCAACGTTCTGGTGGCCGGCCTGACCAGCTTCTTCTTCTCCACCGTGATGGTTGAGGACCCGGAGAAGTACAACTCGCCCCCCGCGTTCTCGGTGATCCACATCCCGTTCCTGGCGGACATCCCGATCTTCGGCCCGATCTTCTTCAACCAGACGATCCTGGGCTATGCCATGTACCTTGCCGTGTTTGTTGTCTGGTACGCGCTGTTCAAGACCCGCTGGGGCCTGCGCGTGCGTGCCGTCGGCGAACACCCGAAGGCCGCGGACACCGTGGGCATCAAGGTCAACTCGCTGCGCTTCTGGAACGTGGTGCTCGCCGGCGTGGTTGCCGGCATCGGCGGCGCGTTCTTCACGCTGGTGACCTCCTCGAGCTTCAACAAGGAAATGACG
It contains:
- a CDS encoding mannose-1-phosphate guanylyltransferase, with product MNAELLARFHGVIPAGGVGTRLWPLSRAAAPKFLHDLTGSGSTLIRATYERLIPLAGGNIMVVTGRAHRTAVLAQLPEVSDLDLVLEPEPKDSAAAIGLAAAILYRRNPETIMGSFAADQVIGPVEVFQDAVREAIHTAATGKIVTIGIRPTLPSTAFGYIRAGDRLEISGAPTARDVVEFVEKPDEDTARRYLADGGYLWNAGMFVAPVALMLEHLERSEPELYAGLMEIAAAWETPARDETMDRIWPTLPKTAIDYAVAEPAAAAGDVAVIPGVFNWDDVGDFAAIGRLNPASEETGVTVIGDVKRVYSDNATGVVVTDSKRVIALIGIHDVVVVDTPDALLVTTKEHAQSVKNTVDTLKKNGVMDVL
- a CDS encoding amidohydrolase; the encoded protein is MSIDQNQQIPSVKPWVTPLLGELVDFRRELHANPELSFVEYKTTERILAQLRAAGLDPVALEETGAFVDIGTGPIALALRADIDALPILEETGLEYASVIDGVAHSCGHDIHTTVMLGVAKVLKAIDTEGKLSGRIRVIFQPAEEKMPGGALTVIEAGVLDDVPRILALHCEPRIDAGKIGTRIGAITSASDTIKIELTGRGGHTSRPHLTEDLVFAMSQIAINVPAVLSRRIDVRSAVSVVWGQIHAGSAPNAIPATGYLAGTMRCLDGEAWKGAGDLLDEVVRQVATPYGVELKLEHTRGVPPVINAEEETDLIEDSARAEIGSAAIVLTPQSMGGEDFAWMTNKVPGSMMRLGTRTPGGETYDLHRGDYIPDESAIEVGVTVMAAAAVRAIAQLNGAVEGATSSA
- a CDS encoding BMP family lipoprotein, whose amino-acid sequence is MRNIKRKSGMAAAILGISALVLTACGAAPEASPSGSAAPSAGGSTAAGAADFTGCIVSDSGGFDDRSFNQSSYEGLLQAQKDLGIEVKKAESKAATDFAPNLNSMVKGGCDLTITVGFLLSDETKKVAAANPEKHFAIVDDNAIDAKNVKPIIYDTAQAAFLAGYLAAGMSETGKVATYGGMNIPTVSIFMDGYADGVAYYNEKKSKNVEVLGWDVAEQNGTFTGDFENQGAGKNTTLTFANEGADVIMPVAGPVGLGTMDAVKELNAGGKDVKVIWVDADGFESLASGNEFILSSVIKEMGKSVEDVVTSDVEGKFDSTPYVGTLENGGVSLAPFHDFDSKVSAELKGELDQLKADIVSGAVKVESPSSPKSN
- a CDS encoding ABC transporter ATP-binding protein; this encodes MKLELRGITKRFGNFTANDHIDVIVESGQVHSLLGENGAGKSTLMNVLFGLYEATEGQILIDDKPVKFNGPGDAMAAGIGMVHQHFMLVPVFTVAENVALGNEDAGAAGILDLEKTRARIREISDRYGFGVDPDAIIEDLPVGVQQRVEIIKALVRNAKVLILDEPTAVLTPQETDELLNIMRQLRDSGTAVVFISHKLREVKAISDTITVIRRGKVVGKADPAASASELAALMVGRSVSLSLNKDKPKLGEETFKITDLSVLASSGQLLLDSVSFGISEGEILAVAGVQGNGQTELTESIMGLMDHVSGSIKLGGKELIGRTVKQIINSGVGFVPEDRSTDGVIGTFTVAENLVLNQYDKAPYARGMNMKPAVMLKNALKKITEFDVRTQGPDAEAGTLSGGNQQKVVMARELSRPLKLFIASQPTRGVDVGSIEFLHRRIVAERDSGTPVLIVSTELDEVVELADRIAVLYKGKLVGIVPGDTPRDILGLMMAGASNEEAESQSGTEGKERA
- a CDS encoding ABC transporter permease, whose protein sequence is MSTTPDLPPAEHTDILVTPPLVPELHRHPEPGEPLLKRIINSNGMVSVLAILLSLLVGAILIAFTDERVTSTASYFFSRPSDMLNAVWISVSEAYIALFQSSIINTSAESISDAIYPLTETLTIATPLVLAGLGVALAFRVGLFNIGAQGQIILGATFAGWVGFNLDLPVGIHLVVAVVAGIVGGALWGGIAGFLKARRGAHEVIVTIMLNYIAVYLLLYLLSTPTFQREGSNNPLSDPVAEFAAYPLIFGPAFRLHYGFLVALAAVAFTWWLLNRSTTGFEMRAVGANPVAAKTAGINVGRAYLLAMLIAGGLAGLAGTAQILGTERSLSGGIAASFGFDAITVALLGRSNPIGTLFAGLLFGALRAGGVGMQANTGIPIDIVLVVQSFIVLFIAAPPLVRSIFRIGTSKPKNKKAAAPAATGGAA